The following are encoded together in the Methylorubrum sp. B1-46 genome:
- a CDS encoding histidine kinase, whose translation MADYYPLLARALDALPDRSPALRRAVYDRARSALIAQLRSLDPPVPEADIDLERRALDTAIGRLEADYGAPPVAAEELTKAPEPAQAPLPPPVPEPIRPEPLSPGPLPPTLPEPEPPQNPEEPLVLPPASVPAGIGSDLGPAEPKPAGETVPFMPPPRRPRADEAARSAQETAATEAADAFIPPTPAPAEAGIEAEPRTGADAASSDAAPELNGRQRPRIDVVAPPESRSRLLRNLFVGGVLAMVIALIAVAAFFLRDKPSDLQQSAAEQEVPTEQPDAKFSDRVGGERSEAEARPKPAVPGAAPVQPEVTVSQRGILYEENQSDPRAQPIATNGHTVWRVEAVNGAQGEPLQTVLRANVEFPDAGLTLAMTMRKNLDATLPASHTIELAFTNTGEAGAKRAVQNIGLLQLKDEEAARGSPVSGLPVRVRENLFLIGLSSLKSDVDRNTELLLHKNWLDLALTYTSGQRAVITFEKGTAGTQALQNAFSQWRE comes from the coding sequence ATGGCCGACTATTATCCGTTGCTGGCACGCGCGCTCGACGCCCTGCCTGATCGATCCCCGGCCCTGCGCCGCGCCGTCTACGATCGCGCGCGCAGCGCCCTGATTGCACAACTCCGCTCGCTCGATCCGCCGGTGCCCGAGGCCGATATCGACCTCGAGCGCCGGGCGCTGGACACCGCAATCGGGCGGCTCGAGGCCGATTACGGGGCGCCCCCGGTTGCGGCCGAGGAACTGACGAAGGCGCCCGAACCGGCGCAGGCGCCCCTCCCTCCCCCGGTCCCCGAACCGATCCGGCCGGAGCCGCTCTCGCCCGGCCCCCTGCCGCCGACGCTGCCCGAGCCCGAGCCGCCGCAGAATCCGGAGGAGCCGCTGGTCCTGCCGCCCGCCTCGGTGCCGGCCGGGATCGGATCGGACCTCGGCCCCGCGGAGCCCAAGCCGGCCGGCGAGACGGTGCCGTTCATGCCGCCGCCCCGCCGCCCCCGGGCGGACGAGGCCGCCCGATCCGCGCAGGAGACGGCCGCAACGGAGGCCGCCGACGCTTTCATCCCACCGACACCGGCTCCTGCCGAGGCCGGGATCGAAGCCGAGCCCAGAACGGGTGCCGACGCCGCCTCCTCCGACGCCGCCCCGGAGCTGAACGGCCGCCAGCGGCCGCGCATCGATGTGGTGGCGCCGCCCGAGAGCCGATCGCGCCTGCTGCGCAATCTGTTCGTCGGCGGCGTGCTCGCGATGGTGATCGCGCTGATCGCGGTGGCCGCCTTCTTCCTGCGCGACAAGCCATCCGACCTTCAGCAGAGCGCGGCCGAGCAGGAAGTGCCGACCGAGCAGCCGGACGCGAAGTTCTCGGACCGGGTCGGAGGCGAGCGCAGCGAGGCTGAGGCACGCCCGAAGCCGGCCGTTCCGGGCGCTGCACCGGTGCAGCCGGAGGTCACGGTCTCACAGCGGGGTATCCTCTACGAGGAGAACCAGAGCGACCCGCGCGCCCAGCCGATCGCCACCAACGGTCACACGGTCTGGCGGGTGGAGGCCGTGAATGGTGCGCAGGGCGAGCCGCTTCAGACGGTGCTTCGCGCCAATGTGGAGTTCCCGGATGCGGGGCTGACGCTGGCGATGACCATGCGCAAGAATCTCGATGCGACGCTTCCCGCCTCGCACACGATCGAACTCGCCTTCACCAATACCGGTGAGGCCGGCGCCAAGCGCGCGGTGCAGAATATCGGCTTGCTCCAGCTCAAGGACGAGGAGGCGGCCCGCGGCTCGCCCGTTTCGGGCCTTCCGGTGCGGGTTCGCGAGAACCTGTTCCTGATCGGCCTGTCCTCGCTGAAGAGCGACGTGGACCGCAACACCGAGTTGCTGCTGCACAAGAACTGGCTCGATCTGGCGCTGACCTACACGAGCGGCCAGCGGGCGGTCATCACCTTCGAGAAGGGCACCGCCGGCACCCAGGCGCTGCAGAACGCCTTCAGTCAGTGGCGGGAGTAA
- the rpoH gene encoding RNA polymerase sigma factor RpoH, translating to MAGALPVLANEGGLSRYLDEIRKFPMLEPAEEFTLAKSWRDEGDREAAHRLVTSHLRLVAKIAMGYRGYGLPISEVVSEGNVGLMQAVKRFDPDKGFRLATYAMWWIKAAIQEYILRSWSLVKMGTTANQKKLFFNLRKAKGRISALDEGDLRPDQVQQIATSLGVPAQDVIDMNRRLSGDTSLNAPLREEGEGEWQDWLVDNSPSQETVLAREEEGRNRLSALRDALGVLNPRERRIFEARRLADDPITLEDLSGEFGVSRERVRQIEVRAFEKVQEAVKRNLATRELPRTEARIS from the coding sequence ATGGCCGGCGCTCTGCCCGTGCTCGCCAATGAGGGAGGCCTTTCGCGCTACCTCGATGAGATCCGCAAGTTCCCGATGCTGGAGCCGGCGGAAGAGTTTACCCTTGCCAAGAGCTGGCGCGACGAGGGCGACCGCGAAGCGGCCCACCGCCTCGTGACCTCGCATCTGCGGCTCGTCGCCAAGATCGCCATGGGCTATCGCGGCTACGGCCTGCCCATCAGCGAAGTCGTCTCGGAGGGCAATGTCGGCCTGATGCAGGCCGTCAAGCGCTTCGATCCCGATAAGGGCTTCCGGCTGGCGACCTACGCGATGTGGTGGATCAAGGCGGCGATCCAGGAATATATCCTGCGCTCGTGGTCGCTCGTGAAGATGGGCACCACCGCCAACCAGAAGAAGCTGTTCTTCAACCTGCGCAAGGCCAAGGGCCGCATCTCGGCCCTCGACGAGGGCGACCTGCGCCCCGACCAAGTGCAGCAGATCGCCACCTCGCTCGGCGTCCCCGCTCAGGACGTGATCGACATGAACCGCCGCCTGTCCGGCGACACCTCGCTCAACGCGCCCCTGCGCGAAGAGGGCGAGGGCGAGTGGCAGGACTGGCTCGTGGACAACAGCCCGAGCCAGGAGACCGTGCTCGCCCGCGAAGAGGAGGGGCGCAACCGTCTCTCGGCCCTGCGCGACGCGCTCGGCGTGCTGAACCCGCGCGAGCGGCGCATCTTCGAGGCGCGGCGGCTGGCCGACGACCCGATCACCTTGGAGGATCTCTCCGGCGAATTCGGCGTCTCGCGCGAGCGCGTCCGTCAGATCGAGGTGCGCGCCTTCGAGAAGGTCCAAGAGGCGGTCAAGCGTAACCTCGCGACCCGCGAATTGCCGCGGACCGAGGCGCGGATCTCGTAG
- a CDS encoding bifunctional diguanylate cyclase/phosphodiesterase: MRSRPSTGPQLDRQIRRDQLDAVRASVQQALPINMLLGLASFLVARHSGHGVAGGLWFSASLAVNLLRLGLCRAPCAGLAMSADESPIAGEAAARSVDRHLLLACLAALCSGSVWAFLPILSEGYTTAQTLFYLTITCGITAGAVTHGIAYARIPICFITPPLLSAALCLLAGGGFDRNCLAATVLLYLAALIRSTIATERSFRETSRLKNEATALAEARKAAHASASALAEEMRERATHDGLTGLLNRAGFIQRAEERLAAGEALCLMLLDLDGFKSVNDVYGHSTGDRVLTEVARRIRAALPADCDAARLGGDEFALVYDGARVSESPAALADRLIQTVAEPFESFDTGRLGMSIGICPLPAGSLTHLLSCADEALYAAKHSGRNHFRLFDEGLHARLEVRRDCERDLSQALAEGALEVWFQPIFGRDGRTVTNLEALVRWHHPVHGWVPPADLIAAAAMAGLTESLLRFILEQVCRMLCALRERGRYYLSVAMNVSPREMAQIAVDEIVLGRLRLLGLPATALEIEITEETALDIEAVQGKLMALSRAGIRMALDDFGTGYSSLASVRQLRANRVKIDRSLVTGLTEAEDKRGLVQAVLGLGRALGLEVVAEGVETADDLATLQAMGCPFMQGYHLARPQSANDVLRLLDAHLAASGETRVQRLGM, encoded by the coding sequence ATGCGCTCACGTCCGAGCACCGGGCCGCAGCTCGACAGGCAGATCCGCCGCGATCAGCTCGACGCGGTTCGTGCCAGCGTGCAGCAGGCGCTGCCCATCAACATGCTGCTCGGCTTGGCGAGCTTCCTTGTGGCCCGGCATTCGGGGCACGGCGTGGCGGGTGGATTGTGGTTCTCCGCCTCCCTGGCCGTGAACCTGCTGCGCTTGGGGTTGTGCCGCGCACCCTGCGCCGGATTGGCGATGTCCGCGGACGAGAGCCCGATTGCGGGGGAGGCGGCCGCACGCTCGGTCGACCGTCACCTGCTGCTGGCCTGTCTCGCCGCCCTGTGCTCCGGCTCCGTCTGGGCCTTTCTACCGATCCTCTCCGAGGGTTACACGACGGCGCAGACACTCTTTTATCTGACCATCACCTGTGGGATCACCGCCGGGGCGGTGACGCACGGCATCGCCTACGCCCGCATCCCGATCTGCTTCATCACGCCGCCGCTCCTATCGGCCGCGCTCTGCCTGCTCGCCGGCGGCGGCTTCGACCGGAATTGTCTCGCCGCCACTGTCCTGCTCTATCTGGCCGCGCTGATCCGCAGCACGATCGCGACCGAGCGGAGCTTCCGCGAGACCAGCCGCCTGAAGAACGAGGCGACCGCGCTCGCCGAGGCGCGCAAGGCCGCCCATGCCAGCGCGAGCGCCCTGGCGGAGGAGATGCGCGAGCGGGCGACACATGACGGCCTGACCGGCCTCCTGAACCGCGCGGGCTTCATCCAGCGGGCGGAGGAGCGGCTGGCCGCCGGGGAGGCGCTGTGCCTGATGCTGCTCGATCTCGACGGCTTCAAATCGGTCAACGACGTCTATGGTCACAGCACCGGGGACCGCGTGCTCACCGAGGTCGCCCGCCGCATCCGGGCCGCCCTGCCGGCCGATTGCGATGCCGCGCGCCTCGGTGGGGATGAGTTCGCCCTGGTCTACGACGGTGCGCGGGTGAGCGAGAGCCCGGCGGCACTGGCGGACCGCCTCATCCAAACCGTGGCCGAGCCGTTCGAGAGCTTCGACACGGGGCGGCTCGGCATGAGCATCGGCATCTGCCCGCTTCCGGCCGGCAGCCTGACCCATCTCCTGAGCTGCGCCGACGAGGCGCTCTACGCCGCCAAGCATTCCGGCCGGAACCACTTCCGCCTGTTCGACGAGGGCCTGCACGCCCGCCTGGAGGTGCGGCGCGACTGCGAGCGCGACCTCTCGCAAGCCCTGGCCGAGGGGGCGTTGGAGGTGTGGTTCCAGCCGATCTTCGGTCGGGACGGCCGCACCGTGACCAACCTGGAAGCGCTGGTGCGCTGGCACCATCCGGTCCACGGCTGGGTGCCCCCGGCCGATCTGATCGCCGCCGCGGCCATGGCCGGACTGACCGAGTCACTGCTGCGGTTCATTCTGGAGCAGGTCTGCAGGATGCTGTGCGCGCTGCGGGAGCGGGGGCGTTATTATCTCTCGGTGGCGATGAACGTCTCGCCGCGGGAGATGGCGCAGATCGCCGTCGACGAGATCGTACTCGGCCGGCTCCGGCTGCTCGGCCTTCCGGCGACCGCACTCGAGATCGAGATCACCGAGGAGACGGCGCTCGATATCGAGGCGGTGCAGGGCAAGCTGATGGCGCTGTCGCGGGCCGGCATCCGGATGGCGCTCGACGATTTCGGGACCGGCTACTCCTCGCTCGCCTCGGTGCGGCAACTCCGAGCCAATCGGGTCAAGATCGATCGCAGCCTCGTCACGGGTCTGACCGAGGCCGAGGACAAGCGCGGCCTCGTCCAGGCGGTGCTCGGTCTCGGCCGGGCGCTGGGCCTGGAGGTCGTGGCCGAGGGGGTCGAGACGGCGGACGATCTCGCTACGCTTCAGGCCATGGGATGCCCGTTCATGCAGGGCTACCATCTCGCCCGCCCGCAATCGGCGAACGATGTGCTGCGCCTCCTCGACGCACACCTTGCCGCCAGCGGTGAAACCCGTGTTCAGCGCCTCGGCATGTGA
- a CDS encoding GNAT family N-acetyltransferase, with product MGSRYGLEIRSALPADAPGLAEMLSASGHPVPSHVLAEQLDTLRYGHGTAMLALEWGPPSGIVVLHWYPVLEQRAPMAQITMLLVAPDGRRRGIGRQLLKAVAQAARMAGCDALQLLAAEGSGLPEFCAATGFTPSAGCFVRPLRKKG from the coding sequence TTGGGAAGCCGCTACGGTTTGGAGATCCGCTCGGCGCTGCCCGCCGACGCTCCGGGGCTTGCGGAGATGTTGAGCGCCTCGGGCCATCCGGTGCCCTCGCATGTGCTGGCCGAGCAGCTCGACACGCTCCGCTACGGCCACGGCACGGCGATGCTCGCCCTCGAATGGGGACCCCCGAGCGGGATCGTGGTGCTGCACTGGTACCCGGTGCTCGAACAGCGCGCGCCGATGGCGCAGATCACCATGCTGCTGGTCGCTCCCGATGGTCGCCGCCGCGGAATTGGCCGACAGTTGCTGAAAGCCGTCGCGCAGGCCGCCCGGATGGCCGGATGCGACGCGCTCCAGCTTCTGGCGGCCGAGGGGAGCGGCCTGCCGGAATTCTGCGCAGCGACCGGCTTCACCCCAAGCGCCGGCTGCTTCGTGAGGCCCCTACGCAAGAAGGGGTGA
- a CDS encoding RluA family pseudouridine synthase has protein sequence MTSGADEARSLLLDEGTAPERLDRVLARAFDDLSRARLQVLVRDGLVQCDGSVVRDPARKVAGGCRIDLCVPAPLPAEPQGEALPLAIVHEDEDLIVIDKPAGLVVHPAAGHEDGTLVNRLIAHCGASLSGIGGVRRPGIVHRLDKDTSGLLVVAKNDLAHQGLSAQFADHGRSGALERAYLALVWGVPEPRAGTIRANLARSRHNREKIAVVRESEGREAITHYRVEALPGADSVTALLRCRLETGRTHQIRVHLSHRGHPLLGDPVYGGAFKTKAARLADPARAALQDLGRQALHAVQLGFLHPRSGERLRFESPIPEDFSRLLEALG, from the coding sequence ATGACTTCCGGTGCGGACGAGGCACGCAGCTTGCTCCTTGATGAGGGAACGGCTCCCGAGCGGCTCGACCGCGTCCTCGCTCGCGCCTTCGACGACCTCTCACGCGCCCGACTCCAGGTGCTTGTCCGCGATGGCCTTGTGCAGTGTGACGGGTCGGTCGTGCGTGACCCCGCGCGCAAGGTCGCGGGCGGGTGCCGAATCGATCTCTGCGTTCCGGCACCGCTTCCCGCCGAGCCCCAGGGCGAGGCGTTGCCGCTCGCCATCGTTCATGAGGACGAGGATCTCATCGTCATCGACAAACCGGCGGGCCTCGTCGTGCATCCGGCGGCGGGGCATGAGGATGGCACCCTCGTGAACCGGCTGATCGCCCATTGCGGGGCGAGCCTGTCGGGGATCGGTGGCGTGCGCCGGCCGGGCATCGTCCACCGTCTCGACAAGGACACGAGCGGCCTGCTCGTCGTGGCCAAGAACGACCTCGCCCACCAGGGCCTCTCCGCCCAATTCGCCGATCACGGCCGAAGCGGAGCCCTCGAGCGGGCCTATCTCGCTTTGGTCTGGGGGGTGCCCGAGCCGAGGGCGGGGACGATCCGCGCGAATCTCGCCCGCTCGCGCCACAACCGCGAAAAGATCGCCGTGGTCCGCGAAAGCGAGGGTCGGGAGGCGATCACGCACTACCGGGTCGAAGCCTTGCCCGGTGCTGACAGCGTCACGGCGCTGCTGCGCTGCCGCCTGGAGACCGGCCGCACGCATCAGATCCGGGTGCATTTGAGCCATCGCGGGCACCCGCTCCTGGGCGATCCCGTTTATGGCGGCGCCTTCAAGACCAAGGCGGCCCGCCTCGCGGATCCCGCCCGCGCTGCCCTGCAGGATCTTGGGCGGCAGGCTTTGCACGCGGTCCAGCTGGGCTTCCTTCATCCGCGCTCCGGCGAGCGTCTGCGTTTCGAGAGCCCCATTCCAGAGGATTTTTCGAGGTTGCTCGAAGCCCTTGGCTGA
- a CDS encoding M23 family metallopeptidase: MTRERLKIGGTAGTAKQRPPTLPRGVEPPLNLLGADARQIDRRDVNLRWLCASALTGITGVLLMGAAIHVSLQGEVSLAAVSDRPNLGPRPQTQAPAIEEPGTATAQKGDRLVRNLMIASAKQSFRTPVTVRLGDREIIKVRPFVRISSNLSMSTGVFASDIPRFDPMKFVSDEPQERAPDPGAADAPGAEVTVVKRDLAEVAIDPGAPALSDEDVTAQIEEERRLAAEAGRRTALPLAPQILLSRTLQQGSAFGGFSESNGKGKLGEDNSPFKSIEVLVVPENVTKLAKVELRSGEAPLVEERDLALKRGETLDGVLKATGHASDSAITGIVTALGGRAKVAALSEGQQFRLQIAPGPKPGDGRQVTRVVLFGESGVQAIAAINDHGAFVPVAPPVDESRGRSREQAHAETPDDDEEDEGNGPRLYQSLYETGARHEVPRSTVEDILRIFSYDIDFQRRISSGDGIDLFYTYDEEAGPGASERPELLYAALNLGGESRKVYRFQSPDDGSIDYLDEQGRSLKKFLIRKPIADGIMRSGFGYRRHPILGYAKLHTGVDWANPIGTPIVAAGNGTVIKAEWDSGYGRRVEVQHINGYVTTYNHMSRFARGVSAGSRVRQGQVIGYVGSTGLSTGAHLHYEVIINGHFVDPMKIRVPRGRELDGRLLAEFKRQRDQTEATMQKSKTATAMAQRDAMR; the protein is encoded by the coding sequence GTGACGCGCGAGCGACTGAAGATCGGGGGAACGGCCGGGACGGCGAAGCAACGCCCGCCGACGCTGCCGCGCGGCGTCGAGCCCCCGCTCAACCTCCTGGGTGCGGACGCCCGGCAGATCGACCGCCGCGACGTCAACCTGCGCTGGCTCTGTGCCAGCGCGCTCACCGGCATTACCGGCGTGCTCCTGATGGGCGCGGCGATTCACGTCTCGCTCCAGGGCGAGGTGTCGCTCGCCGCCGTGTCCGACCGTCCGAATCTCGGCCCCCGCCCGCAGACGCAAGCGCCCGCCATCGAAGAGCCCGGCACCGCCACGGCGCAGAAGGGCGACCGGCTGGTGCGAAACCTGATGATCGCCTCGGCCAAGCAGAGTTTCCGCACGCCGGTCACGGTGCGGCTCGGCGACCGGGAGATCATCAAGGTCCGGCCGTTCGTCCGGATCTCGTCCAACCTGTCGATGTCGACGGGCGTGTTCGCCAGCGACATTCCCCGCTTCGATCCGATGAAATTCGTCTCCGACGAGCCGCAGGAGCGCGCGCCCGATCCCGGCGCGGCCGACGCGCCGGGGGCCGAGGTGACGGTGGTCAAGCGCGACCTCGCCGAGGTCGCGATCGATCCGGGAGCACCCGCTCTGTCCGACGAGGACGTGACGGCCCAGATCGAGGAGGAGCGGCGCCTCGCGGCGGAAGCCGGACGCCGCACCGCCCTGCCGCTGGCGCCGCAAATCCTGCTCTCGCGCACCCTGCAGCAGGGCTCGGCCTTCGGCGGGTTCTCGGAGAGCAACGGGAAGGGCAAGCTCGGCGAGGACAACAGCCCGTTCAAGTCGATCGAGGTGCTCGTCGTCCCCGAGAACGTGACCAAGCTCGCCAAGGTGGAGCTGCGCTCGGGCGAGGCGCCGCTCGTGGAGGAGCGCGACCTCGCGCTCAAGCGCGGCGAGACACTGGACGGCGTTCTGAAGGCGACGGGACACGCCTCGGATTCGGCGATTACCGGCATCGTGACGGCGCTCGGCGGCCGGGCCAAGGTCGCGGCCCTTTCGGAAGGCCAGCAGTTCCGCCTGCAGATCGCGCCCGGCCCGAAGCCCGGCGACGGGCGGCAGGTGACGCGGGTCGTGCTGTTCGGCGAGAGCGGCGTCCAGGCGATCGCGGCGATCAATGATCACGGCGCCTTCGTGCCCGTGGCGCCGCCCGTGGACGAGTCGCGGGGACGCTCGCGAGAGCAGGCTCATGCCGAGACGCCGGACGACGACGAGGAGGACGAGGGCAACGGCCCGCGGCTCTACCAGAGCCTCTACGAGACCGGAGCGCGCCACGAGGTGCCGCGCTCGACGGTCGAGGATATCCTCCGGATCTTCAGCTACGACATCGACTTCCAGCGCCGCATCTCGTCGGGCGACGGGATCGACCTGTTCTACACCTACGACGAGGAGGCCGGGCCTGGCGCCTCCGAGCGACCGGAACTGCTCTACGCCGCGCTCAATCTCGGGGGCGAGTCGCGCAAAGTCTATCGCTTCCAGTCCCCGGACGACGGCTCGATCGATTATCTCGACGAGCAGGGCCGCTCGCTGAAAAAGTTCCTGATCCGCAAGCCGATCGCCGACGGCATCATGCGCTCGGGCTTCGGCTACCGGCGCCACCCGATCCTCGGCTATGCCAAGCTGCATACCGGCGTCGATTGGGCCAACCCGATCGGCACGCCGATCGTGGCCGCCGGCAACGGCACCGTGATCAAGGCGGAATGGGATTCGGGCTACGGCCGCCGGGTCGAGGTGCAGCACATCAACGGCTACGTCACGACCTACAACCACATGTCGCGCTTTGCCCGCGGCGTCAGCGCGGGCAGCCGCGTGCGGCAGGGGCAGGTGATCGGCTATGTCGGCTCCACCGGCCTGTCCACCGGCGCCCACCTGCACTACGAGGTGATCATCAACGGCCACTTCGTCGATCCGATGAAGATCCGGGTGCCCCGCGGGCGCGAGCTCGACGGGCGCCTGCTCGCCGAGTTCAAACGCCAGCGCGACCAGACCGAAGCGACGATGCAGAAGTCGAAGACCGCCACGGCGATGGCGCAGCGCGACGCGATGCGGTGA
- the gluQRS gene encoding tRNA glutamyl-Q(34) synthetase GluQRS: MRERKPVLRFAPSPNGRLHLGHAYSALLNAQIAERLGGRLLLRIEDIDLGRSRPEFVAGILTDLDWLELRFEAAVRRQSEHFPDYAAARDALATRGLIYPCFCSRGQIAAEVAARAARGEAAARDPDGAPLYPGTCRHLSNDEATARCERGEPHTWRLDMPAALRSVSELPVIRRVSPDGGALETVTAAPARWGDAVIVRRDVPTSYHLAVVCDDALQGITHVVRGQDLEAATDLHALLQRLFGLPSPAYHHHALIRAEDGEKLAKSKGSESLADLRARGITAEDVRTRLGF, from the coding sequence ATGCGGGAACGGAAGCCGGTTTTGCGCTTCGCGCCGAGCCCGAACGGCCGCCTGCATCTCGGCCACGCCTATTCCGCGCTCCTGAACGCGCAGATCGCCGAGCGGCTCGGCGGCCGGCTGCTGCTGCGCATCGAGGATATCGATCTCGGCCGCTCCCGGCCGGAATTCGTGGCCGGCATCCTGACCGATCTCGATTGGCTCGAGCTGCGCTTCGAGGCGGCCGTCCGCCGCCAATCCGAGCATTTTCCGGATTACGCCGCCGCACGCGATGCATTGGCAACTCGCGGCCTGATCTATCCCTGCTTCTGCTCACGGGGGCAGATTGCGGCGGAGGTCGCGGCCCGTGCGGCACGCGGGGAAGCGGCGGCGCGCGATCCCGACGGCGCCCCCCTGTATCCAGGCACCTGCCGCCACCTGTCGAACGACGAAGCGACGGCGCGCTGCGAGCGGGGGGAGCCGCATACCTGGCGCCTCGACATGCCGGCGGCGCTCCGCTCCGTCTCCGAACTGCCCGTCATCCGCCGCGTCTCACCCGATGGCGGCGCTTTGGAGACCGTCACTGCCGCGCCGGCCCGATGGGGTGACGCGGTGATCGTTCGGCGCGACGTGCCGACGAGCTACCACCTCGCGGTCGTCTGCGACGATGCTCTGCAGGGGATCACCCACGTGGTGCGCGGTCAGGATCTGGAGGCAGCCACCGATCTCCACGCCTTGCTCCAGCGCCTCTTCGGCCTTCCGTCGCCGGCCTATCACCACCATGCGTTGATCCGAGCCGAGGACGGCGAGAAGCTCGCCAAGTCGAAGGGCTCCGAATCCCTCGCCGACCTGCGCGCCCGCGGCATCACCGCTGAAGATGTACGGACAAGGCTCGGGTTTTGA